Within the Dolichospermum compactum NIES-806 genome, the region TTCCTAGCACTCTCAGTATTTTCATTTTACCACCTTCATTTGCAGAATTAGAAAAGCGGATACGCGGGCGTGGACAAGATGCGGAAAAGGATATTTCTCGTCGTTTGCAACGTGCTGAAGAGGAAATTGCCGCTGCTAACGAATTTGATGTAAAAATTATCAATGATGATTTTGAGCAAGCTGTAAAGGAAATAGAGAAGGCGATTTTTGAATAAGTATCTGGTAATTGGGAAACAAATTCTCCCTATTCCCTGTTCCCTATTCCCTGAATGGGTAATAGCCCAAATTAGCAACTATTACCCATTACCAATCATCAAATTAACCCAATAAACCTTGGATTAATCCAGAATTACCTGTCAAGAAGAACGCGACTACTGCGCCACCGATACCACCAATCAAGAAAGCACTGGCGAAATTATTCCAGCTTTCCTTAGAGTTGAAAGCATCAACTGGAGGATTAGGTACAGCAACACTAGCAAGTGCTTTATCAGGATTGCTGTTAGCGTATAAAGATAGGCAAGCGGTTAAAATTACAACCAAACCAATGCTGCCCAGTAAACCAGCTAAGTTAGCATTAGGGGCATTACGTAAGGGACCTAATTTATCAAAAGGTCCAAATAACAAATAGCCATGAGCCATACCAACTTCCAGCCCACGTCTAAAAGGATTTAGACCGGGGCGATAAGCTGGTAAATTGCTAATAAACCACTTCACCAAAGGAGCGGAATTGATAGGGGTTTCTAGGTCGCCTTTTTGTGGATCACGTCCTGCTGCTATTGCCATAACTATTTTTCGATTCCTTGAATTCCTTGAATTACTGTTGTTCTTTTTCAAGGCATGAAACCCATAAATCATAGGTGAGATTACGAGTTTCATACATTATTTAAGATTGTTTATTGCTAAACAATCCAGAAGAAAAAGCTAATTTACTTAGCTTTTCCTAACCGTGTTTTCAACCTATAGGGGGTGGAAAAGTAGGTCAGGGAAGAAGCGGTTAAATTCAATCAAAATCCCGGCTGTGATTGTCAGCCAGATTGTAGCTGCAACAGGAGCAGTAGAGATAAATGTCAGCAAGTAGTTGGTTTCGTCGCCTTTTTCAGCCATGAATTTAGTCTCCAGTAATGAGTGAGTGAAAACAAATGAATTAACGTGGTGAAACGGTAATTTCTGAATCCTTCGCTGTTAATTCGCCGGAGAGCAATTCCTTGATTGCTGCTGCTGGCCAAGCAAAACCGGAGGTGATGATAGGTAGAGCAATACCCAAATCAATTTGGATTTCTTTTTGCTCCGCATTTGATTCTTTTTGGATTGCTTGGAGATAAGCACGGCCTACCCAACCAATCCAACCAGCAATGTAGAGGAAGAGAATACTAGGGATTAAAAAATCACCAGCATGATCAAGACGGCCATCTACAATCAAGTGGGGATAACCTTCTGGTCCACAGAGCGCTTGAGAATAACGTTCAAACCGCTTTTTACCTGATTCGGGGTCAGGGGTGGTGTTACGGGCATTTCGTGCTAGCTCTTGAAAGGCGGGAGAGTCTTTACAAGGAACAAGGTTTGCGCCTAGCGCTTTAGCTTCAGGAGCAAAATTGAACCAAAGAGTCATCACCAAAAGCAAAGCAAACAATCGTCTCATGGAGTTGTTTCCTTTTATTACAAAACGGGAAGTTTCTTGTACAAAACGAAGCGGCTTGTACAGTCTTTATTTTAGATAACTAGGAAGTTATCATACTCTTGGCTGGGGACTGAGTAAAGTTGAAGTCAATAAAAGTTAAAGCTTCTCAATCAAAAGATAGGGAAAAGAGGAGAAAGTAGGGTCAGGGGCAGGGGCAGAGGAGA harbors:
- a CDS encoding photosystem I reaction center subunit XI, with product MAIAAGRDPQKGDLETPINSAPLVKWFISNLPAYRPGLNPFRRGLEVGMAHGYLLFGPFDKLGPLRNAPNANLAGLLGSIGLVVILTACLSLYANSNPDKALASVAVPNPPVDAFNSKESWNNFASAFLIGGIGGAVVAFFLTGNSGLIQGLLG
- the psaJ gene encoding photosystem I reaction center subunit IX codes for the protein MAEKGDETNYLLTFISTAPVAATIWLTITAGILIEFNRFFPDLLFHPL
- a CDS encoding Photosystem I reaction center subunit III; this translates as MRRLFALLLVMTLWFNFAPEAKALGANLVPCKDSPAFQELARNARNTTPDPESGKKRFERYSQALCGPEGYPHLIVDGRLDHAGDFLIPSILFLYIAGWIGWVGRAYLQAIQKESNAEQKEIQIDLGIALPIITSGFAWPAAAIKELLSGELTAKDSEITVSPR